In Arachis stenosperma cultivar V10309 chromosome 1, arast.V10309.gnm1.PFL2, whole genome shotgun sequence, one DNA window encodes the following:
- the LOC130960871 gene encoding uncharacterized protein LOC130960871 isoform X1, translating into MCFMSAEPQRGASQKQTLNPPSLASFFLNHQTHFPFAFYIPTMGKRKRISHQSHPQSDPHNPSPSSTEAILHSSNMELLSDEKPSHSGNSSAPPMQPGLDMTDGSMKLLNTHPTMPHHHHQGLGRSIFLKRSRHYYGHQYSRRNSANHANASSSRGKGVSSYDDRLPFKLAYQPNSQSRQLVEYREKTFSRPERIRSSSITMDAVSPDAVKTVCAICQKPLRRKFNLLGGSLSCCELSVVAVLVCGHIYHADCLEQRTSIEEIRDPSCPVCLGLLLQVKGQ; encoded by the exons ATGTGCTTCATGAGCGCAGAGCCACAGAGAGGGGCTTCACAAAAACAAACTCTAAACCCTCCCTCTCTTGCTTCTTTCTTTCTCAACCATCAAACCCATTTCCCATTCGCTTTTTATATTCCAACAATGGGAAAGCGCAAACGAATTTCTCATCAATCTCACCCCCAATCCGATCCTCACAAcccttctccttcttcaaccG aAGCCATTCTCCACTCTTCTAACATGGAACTATTGTCAGATGAG AAACCTTCACATTCAGGCAACTCTAGTGCACCCCCTATGCAACCCGGACTGGATATGACAGATGGATCCATGAAGCTACTGAATACCCATCCAACTATGccgcatcatcatcatcagggtcTTGGCCGTTCAATATTTTTGAAGCGTTCAAGACATTACTATGGTCACCAGTATTCACGGCGCAACTCTGCCAATCATGCCAATGCATCGTCTTCTCGTGGCAAGGGTGTTTCTTCGTATGATGATAGACTTCCTTTTAAGTTGGCTTATCAACCCAACTCACAATCGAGACAACTTGTTG AATACAGAGAGAAGACATTTTCCAGACCGGAGAGAATCCGGTCAAGTTCAATAACAATGGATGCAGTATCCCCCGATGCAGTGAAGACGGTATGCGCGATTTGTCAGAAGCCACTGAGGCGGAAATTTAATCTTCTCGGAGGTTCACTTTCTTGCTGTGAACTCTCTGTTGTGGCCGTTTTAGTATGTGGTCACATTTATCATGCGGATTGTCTGGAGCAGAGAACTAGTATTGAAGAAATACGGGACCCCTCATGCCCTGTGTGTTTAGGTCTACTTCTGCAGGTCAAAGGACAGTAA
- the LOC130932756 gene encoding uncharacterized protein LOC130932756, giving the protein MALSLTRMVAVGAACMLIWAQIGLSHVGLGQADPGKCLQAFYNTPECVSAVTEALFQFQRSSNLTQACCNAVTTLSDDCWSFVFLGFPSIPYLKFLKGICDFQKGNAKT; this is encoded by the coding sequence ATGGCTTTGAGTTTGACGAGAATGGTGGCAGTTGGAGCTGCATGCATGTTGATTTGGGCTCAGATTGGGCTTTCACATGTGGGCCTGGGCCAAGCAGATCCCGGAAAGTGCCTCCAAGCATTCTACAACACACCAGAGTGTGTGTCTGCAGTCACAGAGGCACTGTTTCAGTTCCAAAGAAGCAGCAATTTAACACAAGCATGCTGCAATGCTGTCACAACGCTTTCCGATGATTGCTGGTCGTTCGTGTTTCTGGGATTTCCTTCAATTCCCTATCTCAAATTTCTTAAAGGCATTTGTGACTTTCAAAAGGGCAATGCTAAAACCTGA
- the LOC130968783 gene encoding monogalactosyldiacylglycerol synthase 2, chloroplastic has protein sequence MEVVEGSPPKKTLAEKVFGSKKSFNNESSSSQQDADGADAGMELMEIGAEKTKNVLILMSDTGGGHRASAEAIRDAFQIEFGDEYRVFIKDVWKEYTGWPLNDMEGQYKFMVKHVQLWNVAFHSTSPRWIHSAYLAAIAAYYARDVEAGLMEVKPAIIISVHPLMQHIPLWVLKWQGLQKKVIFSTVITDLTTCHPTWFHPWVNRCYCPSQEVAKKAQQEGLSEEQIKVCGLPIRPSFARAVLVKDELRAEFEMDPVLPAVLLMGGGEGFGPVKKTAKALGESLYDKEAQKPIGQIVIICGRNKNLASTLEAIEWKVPVKIRGFEKQMAKWMGACDCIITKAGPGTISEALIRGLPIILNDYIPGQEKGNVPYVVDNGAGVFTRSSKETAKIVAEWFSTKQDERKKMAENALKLAQPEAVFDIVRDIHELAAQREPSNFPYELTASFSSLI, from the exons ATGGAGGTTGTGGAAGGGTCGCCGCCCAAGAAGACGTTGGCTGAGAAGGTGTTCGGAAGCAAGAAGAGTTTCAACAATGAGAGTTCTTCGTCCCAACAGGATGCTGATGGAGCTGATGCTGGAATGGAGCTCATGGAGATTGGAGCTGAAAAGACTAAAAATGTCTTGATCCTCATGAGTGACACCGGTGGTGGCCACAGAGCTTCCGCTGAGGCCATCCGTGATGCCTTCCAAATCGAATTCGGTGATGAGTACAGG GTATTCATTAAGGATGTTTGGAAGGAATACACAGGGTGGCCATTGAATGATATGGAGGGACAATACAAATTCATGGTTAAGCATGTTCAACTTTGGAATGTTGCTTTTCATAGTACTTCTCCAAGATGGATACACTCTGCATATTTAGCTGCCATTGCCGCCTACTATGCTAG GGATGTGGAAGCAGGGCTGATGGAGGTGAAGCCGGCTATTATAATCAGCGTGCATCCATTGATGCAGCATATTCCATTGTGGGTTCTAAAATGGCAAGGCCTGCAGAAGAAAGTTATATTTTCCACTGTCATTACAGACCTTACTACTTGCCATCCTACTTG GTTTCATCCTTGGGTGAATAGATGCTACTGCCCTTCACAAGAGGTGGCTAAGAAAGCACAACAAGAAGGCCTTAGTGAGGAACAAATCAAAGTTTGTGGCTTGCCCATTAGGCCTTCGTTCGCACGCGCAGTTCTAGTGAAG GATGAACTAAGGGCAGAATTTGAGATGGATCCCGTCCTGCCTGCAGTTTTGCTGATGGGGGGTGGTGAAGGATTTGGTCCTGTCAAGAAAACTGCAAAGGCCTTGGGAGAATCGCTTTATGACAAAGAAGCTCAGAAGCCAATCGGCCAGATAGTAATCATATGCGGTCGTAACAAGAACCTAGCATCCACCCTTGAAGCTATCGAATGGAAGGTTCCAGTGAAG ATTAGAGGATTTGAGAAACAAATGGCAAAATGGATGGGAGCCTGTGATTGCATCATAACAAAA GCTGGACCAGGGACAATTTCAGAAGCATTGATCAGAGGGCTTCCCATAATTCTCAATGATTATATCCCTGGACAG GAAAAGGGAAATGTGCCCTATGTGGTAGACAATGGAGCTGGTGTCTTCACCAGGAGTTCTAAGGAAACAGCAAAAATCGTGGCAGAGTGGTTCAGCACAAAACAAGATGAACGGAAGAAAATGGCAGAGAATGCATTGAAGTTAGCACAACCAGAGGCAGTCTTTGACATTGTGAGGGACATCCATGAACTAGCTGCGCAAAGGGAGCCGTCAAACTTTCCATACGAATTGACGGCTTCATTTTCTAGCCTAATCTAA
- the LOC130968791 gene encoding actin-related protein 2/3 complex subunit 3 isoform X1: MVYHSSFVNEDEVDSACGCPLLPLKSHIKGPAPVSDQDRTDIVDEAITFFRANVFFRNFDIKSPADKLLIYLTFYINVALKRLEGCRTLAEGTKAIINLGLEKVPVPGESGFPFPGLLPLPQSHEEAELFRNYLKQIREETSGRLLSVAYRPNGTPNKWWLAFAKRKFMNTIIP; this comes from the exons ATG GTTTATCACTCTAGTTTTGTGAATGAAGATGAAGTCGATAGCGCTTGTGGTTGCCCTCTACTTCCTCTCAAGAGCCACATCAAGGGACCTGCTCCTGTTTCAGATCAAG ATAGAACTGATATAGTGGATGAAGCCATAACCTTCTTCAGAGCGAATGTATTCTTCAGGAACTTTGATATCAAGAGCCCTGCTGATAAGCTTCTCATATATTTGACATTCTACATCAATGTTGCTCTCAAGAGGCTTGAAGGTTGCAGAACTTTAGCTGAAGGGACAAAAGCTATCATCAATTTGGGACTTGAGAAGGTTCCGGTCCCTGGAGAGTCTGGATTTCCTTTTCCGGGCCTTCTTCCACTTCCTCAATCACATGAGGAAGCAG AATTGTTCAGGAATTATTTGAAGCAGATAAGGGAAGAAACAAGTGGGAGGTTATTGAGCGTTGCGTACAGGCCTAATGGCACACCAAATAAATGGTGGTTGGCATTTGCAAAGAGGAAATTTATGAATACAATTATTCCTTGA
- the LOC130968805 gene encoding phosphopantothenoylcysteine decarboxylase subunit VHS3-like yields MEVLQLQIPSLLAHTVLASAQSLALIGYLLSRVSDSASSNLTDARFPLEDLRGRKHAFLENKNSETDDDEDDDDDDDEDAHDEDDDGEEEYSGDEGDEEGGDPEDDPEANGAGGSDDGEDDDDDDGDEEDDDDEGEDEEEEEEEDEEETPQPPSKKRK; encoded by the exons ATGGAGGTTCTTCAGCTTCAGATTCCTTCTCTTCTGGCCCACACTGTCCTCGCTTCTGCCCAATCTCTCGCTCTC ATTGGATATCTGCTGAGTCGTGTCAGTGATTCGGCATCTTCAAATTTGACTGATGCAAG GTTTCCTTTAGAAGACCTTCGTGGGAGGAAACATGCTTTCCTAGAAAACAAGAATAGTGAAACagatgatgatgaggatgatgaCGATGACGACGATGAGGATGCACATGATGAGGATGATGATGGAGAAGAGGAATATTCAGGTGATGAAGGTGACGAGGAAGGGGGTGATCCTGAAGATGATCCTGAGGCTAATGGTGCTGGAGGCAGCGATGATGGGGAGgatgatgatgacgatgatggggatgaggaagatgatgatgatgagggggaagatgaggaagaagaggaggaggaagatgaAGAGGAGACTCCACAGCCACCATCTAAGAAGAGAAAGTGA
- the LOC130968791 gene encoding actin-related protein 2/3 complex subunit 3 isoform X2, whose protein sequence is MVYHSSFVNEDEVDSACGCPLLPLKSHIKGPAPVSDQDRTDIVDEAITFFRANVFFRNFDIKSPADKLLIYLTFYINVALKRLEGCRTLAEGTKAIINLGLEKVPVPGESGFPFPGLLPLPQSHEEAGII, encoded by the exons ATG GTTTATCACTCTAGTTTTGTGAATGAAGATGAAGTCGATAGCGCTTGTGGTTGCCCTCTACTTCCTCTCAAGAGCCACATCAAGGGACCTGCTCCTGTTTCAGATCAAG ATAGAACTGATATAGTGGATGAAGCCATAACCTTCTTCAGAGCGAATGTATTCTTCAGGAACTTTGATATCAAGAGCCCTGCTGATAAGCTTCTCATATATTTGACATTCTACATCAATGTTGCTCTCAAGAGGCTTGAAGGTTGCAGAACTTTAGCTGAAGGGACAAAAGCTATCATCAATTTGGGACTTGAGAAGGTTCCGGTCCCTGGAGAGTCTGGATTTCCTTTTCCGGGCCTTCTTCCACTTCCTCAATCACATGAGGAAGCAG GAATTATTTGA
- the LOC130960871 gene encoding uncharacterized protein LOC130960871 isoform X2, with protein MKKPSHSGNSSAPPMQPGLDMTDGSMKLLNTHPTMPHHHHQGLGRSIFLKRSRHYYGHQYSRRNSANHANASSSRGKGVSSYDDRLPFKLAYQPNSQSRQLVEYREKTFSRPERIRSSSITMDAVSPDAVKTVCAICQKPLRRKFNLLGGSLSCCELSVVAVLVCGHIYHADCLEQRTSIEEIRDPSCPVCLGLLLQVKGQ; from the exons ATGAAA AAACCTTCACATTCAGGCAACTCTAGTGCACCCCCTATGCAACCCGGACTGGATATGACAGATGGATCCATGAAGCTACTGAATACCCATCCAACTATGccgcatcatcatcatcagggtcTTGGCCGTTCAATATTTTTGAAGCGTTCAAGACATTACTATGGTCACCAGTATTCACGGCGCAACTCTGCCAATCATGCCAATGCATCGTCTTCTCGTGGCAAGGGTGTTTCTTCGTATGATGATAGACTTCCTTTTAAGTTGGCTTATCAACCCAACTCACAATCGAGACAACTTGTTG AATACAGAGAGAAGACATTTTCCAGACCGGAGAGAATCCGGTCAAGTTCAATAACAATGGATGCAGTATCCCCCGATGCAGTGAAGACGGTATGCGCGATTTGTCAGAAGCCACTGAGGCGGAAATTTAATCTTCTCGGAGGTTCACTTTCTTGCTGTGAACTCTCTGTTGTGGCCGTTTTAGTATGTGGTCACATTTATCATGCGGATTGTCTGGAGCAGAGAACTAGTATTGAAGAAATACGGGACCCCTCATGCCCTGTGTGTTTAGGTCTACTTCTGCAGGTCAAAGGACAGTAA